Genomic window (Candidatus Acidiferrales bacterium):
AGGGAACCTCCTTCGAGGCAATCCACTTCGGTTCCCTGGACGGCTCGCCGCCCCGGCGTGTCCGGCGGCGCACGTCCCGATACAATCGGGACACGCGCGGCGAATCGAGAAACCAGCTCGCAATCAGGCGATCGGTCTCCAAACCCCCTTCCAGCTTGCTCGCCATCGGCCCATACAGATTGGGAACGTATTCCGTTGCCAGGCAACCGAGCTTGCGAAAGTTCAGCCAGGCGTTGCGGCCTTCGAGCGGGTCGAAGGACCAACGGATCAGCTTGGCGCCCCGCGCCAGAGCGACTTTGCGCTGGAGCCATTTGAGTCGCTCCCCAATCCCGGCATTGCGCAAGCCGGGCTCGACGGCAAGCATGTGCGACCAAAAGAGGCGAGCTTTGCCCTTCCAGCCGGCAAGCGCGTAAGCGAAACCCACTACTCTTTTCCCCTCGAGTGCGCCCAGGACAAATCCGCCGGCATGGCTCGAAGCCACCATCATCTCCGGCGGCACGATTTCCGCCGAGCCCCATGTCTTCCGCTGGATGCGCGCGGTCTGACGCAATTCTTCGAGCGAACGGAGGAGCCGGTACCGGATTCGAAGGCCCCTTTTCGCAGTCATTCTTTCGCGGTCAATATCTCGCGGTCACTTTCCGAGAGCCCGCATGCGAGCCGTCATGTTCCGGATGGCGCGCCGCAAGAGCTGCGCCTGAGCCGCAGCTCGCCCTTCGTCCCTCTCGAGCAATGCTTCGCGCACGCCGGGTAAAGTCTCCGCCTCATAGCTCGGCAAGGGCGCGTAAACCAAGTGCTTGAACCACGGCCGGCCGGGAAGGCCGTCCTGGCTCAAAAGGTCCTGTTCAAGCTGGCGCATCTCTTCCCGCATCTTTCGGAGAAGGCTCTGTTCTGGATTCCCGGCCTGCCCCTCCGGGAGGCGGGCCCCGATGGTCCCGAAGCTTCGGGAGGGGCGGGCAAGAATGTTCCGGATCCGCTTTTCGGCAGCGGCAGCCGCTTGCTTGAGCTTCCTCGCTTCCGCGGCGACGCCATCGAGGTGTCGCGCGGCAAATTCTTTGCTCGCATATTCCTTCAAGCTGCCGGCATAGGCGAGCAGATCTTCGGCGTATGCCGAAAGGTCAAAAGGCAGAATATCGGCGTTGGCCAGCCGCAGCGCCATGACGCCCCAGAGTCGCGACATCGCTGCGTGATAGTCAAACGTGGGATCGCCAAAATGACTCATCCAATAAAAGTTGTCGTAGAGAGAATGATATACGCCGTAGGGGCCGTCAAAAATCATGTCGAGCGAGGGGATGCCCAGATGGTTGAAGAAGACGGTATAGTCGGAGCCGCTGCCAAGAATTTGGATCTCGGGCCGTCCCGCCTCGCGGGACTGCGGCGAGCCCGCGCCGCCCGAAACGGCGTAGCTCCGAATGCTCTCCCTGCGCCCGGCTTCTTGCCAGCGTTGATAGACGGGGACGCGATGGACCGGATCCTCTACCCCCTGAGTGGCCTCCCAGATGAGTTTTCTCAAGAGAGGAGAGGCGCTCGCGGAAAATTTGTCGCCGCTCGTGGAAGCATCCACGTTCAGGCAAGCAATGGCGTTCTGCCGGATGCGGTCAGCGAACTGCTCGCCCCATTCGGTTGAGCCGGTCAACGTATACTCCTCGGCATCCCAGCTTCCGAAGACGATACTGCGTCGCGGCCGCCATCCCTCGCGGGCCAGTTCGCCCAGAGCGCGCGCCAGTTCGAGCATGGAGGCGGTGCCGCTCGCCGGATCCACCGCGCCATATACCCAGGCGTCGTGATGGTTGGATAGCAGGACAAATTTTTCCGGCTCTTCGCTGCCCGCCAGGGTCCCGATCACGTTCCAAATCTTCGTCCGCACCCGCTTCGTCTCGGTGGCAAAGTGAATAAGCAAGTTCCCGCCCAGGTGATAGGTGAGCGGCAGGGCTCCCTGCCAGCCCTTCGGCACCGCTGGTCCGTCGAGCCGCGCCAAAATCTCGGCTGCGTCGCGCGAGGAAAGCGGGATCATCGGAATCTTGGGAAGGACGGTCGCCTCCGACTCGGGCAGGCGCCTGGCATCCGCCGTGGAAGCCCAGCCCGGCGTCAGCGGATCGCCCGGAATCAGGAAGTCATAGACGGTTGCGCCGCGCTGGAAATGTTCGGCCGGCCCCCACGGGCCTTTCGGATAGGCATCGCCCTGGAAGTAGCCGTCTTCCATGGGATCGGAATAGAGCAGCAGGGCCGCCACGCCGCGTTTCTCCGCCTCCAGGCTCTTGCCGCCGCGGTAGCCTTTGAAATAGCGCGCCAGCACGATCTTGCCTTTGACCTCGACACCCTGCCGCGCCAGTTCGTCATAGTCCTCAGCGCGACCAAAATTCGCGTACACCACCGGCAGGGTGAGATCAGCCGAAGGCGAATAAGCATTCCAGGGGATGCGGGTGAAAATGTCCTCCAGGGCCGTGTCGGGATCATCCGGGTAGGGGACTTCCGGCCGGGCCAGCTTTACCGGCTCTGGTCCAACGATTTCCACCTCGGCGCCGACCGGATAGGAGAGCAACACCTCGTACTCGACCATTTCGGGCTTCAGGCCGAATTCCTGGAAACGGTCGAAGATATACTGCGAAATTTTCTTGTCGCCCTCGCTCCCGGCCGGGTGAGGGACAGAAGTGAGAAAACGAAGGAATTCGCGCTCGCGCGCCGGTGAGACCAGTTTCTGCAACCTGGCTTCATACTCCAGTTCCCATCCGACGCGACTTGCCGCAAAACCCGTCAGGGGCGGCCGGTCGCTCGCCTGTGCCAGGAGGGACGCATCCCAACAAGCGAACACTAAACACGCAACGAGATAGCTGTGGATCCCCATGCTCCCGAGGCCTCGGGATGACTGGAGTGCCTGCGCCCGGTGCATTATAGGCCAAAACCAAATCTTGCCATCCAAGGATTCTTTTCGTTCTTCCCGCGCTATCGGCCAAGAAATTGTTTGGGGATGGTTGGGGTTGTGATAGAACTCTTCGCCAGTCCGCCTATCTTGATGGCGGGCCAGGTTGTTTTCATGCCCGCTCCGGAAACATCCCGGTCGTCACCCCCGGCCGAATTGCCGCGCACTCTCGGTCTATGGGACACCGTCTCGATTACCGCCGGGGTCATCATCGGCTCGGGCATTTTCCTGGTGGCGCGGAACATTGCTCAGGCGGTGGAATCTCCGGGGCTGAGCCTGGTGGTATGGCTGGTCAGCGGTGTTCTCAGTTTATGCGGCGCGTTGAGTTATGCCGAACTGGGCGCGCTGCTCCCTCGCGCCGGCGGCCAGTATGTTTATCTTCAGGAAGCCTACGGCCCTTTGACCGCGTTTCTTTTCGGCTGGGCGAACCTCCTGGCCATCCAGTCGGGCTCGATTGCGGCGGTCGCGGTCGGCTTTGCCATCTACCTCGGCGATTTCCTGCCGCTCGCGTCATGGCAGGTAAAAGCGGTAGCCGTCCTCTGCGTGGTCCTGCTGACCTGGATAAACTACCGCGGGGTGGAGTCCGGCAGCCGAGTGCAGAATATTTTTACCGCGGCGAAAGTGCTCGGCCTCGCGGGACTGATCGTGGCCGGATTTGTCTTTAAGGGAGGCTCGCTCGCTCACTTCACGCCTCTTTTTGCCACCAGCAAAGATCCCAGCGGCTTGCTGGCTGCGCTGGGCGTGGCGATGATTGCGGCGCTCTGGTGCTTTGATGGCTGGAACAATCCTTCCTTTGCCGCCGGCGAAATCAAGAACCCGGAAAGAAACTTGGCGCTCGGGCTGATCATCGGGACCGCCGGAGTGACGCTGCTTTATTTGCTGGTCAACCTGGTTTATCTCTACGTGCTGCCCATCGAAACGGTGGCGCGCTCTGAGCGAGTGGCGGCGGAGACAGCCAGCGTCCTGCTCGGCGCTTCGGGCGGCAAAATTATTTCTCTGGTGGTGCTGGCGGCGACGTTTGGCTGCGTGAATGGGCTGATCCTGGCCGGAGCGCGCGTTACCTACGCGATGTCACGCGAAGGCCATTTTTTTGAAGCGGTCGGCCGCGTCCATCCGCGCTTCCGTACTCCCCACGTGTCCCTTCTTGTGCAAGGCGCGTGGTCCTGCCTGTTGATCCTGGTTGGCGGCTACGACCAGCTCTTTACTTACGTCATTTTTGCCGGTTGGATCTTCTATCTGCTGACGACCCTGGCGGTGGTCATTCTTCGCAAGAAGTGGCCTCGCGTCGAGCGGCCCTTCCGCGTTCCCGCCTACCCGCTCGTGCCGCTGCTGTTTGTCGCGGCGGCGCTCTGGTTCATCGTCAACACGCTTCGCGAGCGGCCCTGGGAATCCCTCATCGGTTCGGCCATCGTCATGATCGGCGTGCCCGTTTACCTTCTCTGGAAAAAACTGGCGCCGGACCGCGATCAGCGCGGGCCGCTTCCCGGAAAGGCTTCCTGAGCCGACCCAATCACAGCCGCAAGAGCATCCACCAGGAAATCGATCTCCGCTTGAGAAATGACGAACGGCGGAGCAAGAAGGAAATGATCGCCGGCGCTTCCATCGGCGCAGCCTTTCATCGGGTAGGCGTTCACGCCCGCCTCGCGAAGTTTTTCGTCGAGCCTCTCGATGACCTGCGCTCCAGCAGGAAACGGCTGGCGCGTCGCTCGCTCTTGAACAAACTCGACCGTCTGGAGGAGTCCTTTTCCGCGGACGTCTCCTACCATCGGGAAGCTTCGCAGCTCTTCCAGCCGCCGGGCCAGGTAATCACCCTGGCGCGCGCATTGCTCGACGAGGTTGTTCCTGGCAATCCATTTCTGCACGGCCAGCCCGGCTGCCACCGAAACGGGATGGGCGCTGTAGGTGAAGCCATGGCTGTAATGGCCGCTGCCGCGCTCCAGAACCTGACAGATTTCTTCGCTCGCCAGCACCGCTCCCAGCGGGGCGTAGCCGCTCGAGAGTCCCTTCCCCATCAGGATGATGTCCGGCACAACGCCCCAGTGATCGACCGCAAAATTTCTGCCGGTACGCCCCAGGCCGGTCATCACTTCATCGGCGATGAGCAAGATGCCGTGGCGGTCGCAAATCTCGCGGATGGTCTTGACGTAACCGTCGGGCGGCACCGCGCCATTCGTGGCCCCGACAATGGGTTCGAAAATAAATGCCGCCACCGTTTCCGGCCCTTGGGTCTCGATCATCTGGTTCAGGTCGTGGGCGCATTTGAGCTCGCAGGCAGGAAACTCAAGGCCGAAAGGACAACGGTAGCAATAGCAAGGAGCAATGTGGCCCTGTTCTACCAACAGGGGCAGAAAGGTCTCGCGCCGGCGTTGATTCCCGGAAAGCCCCAGCGCGCCCAGAGTGGCGCCGTGGTAGCTCGACCATCGAGAGAGGATTTTGAAGCGGCTCGGCTCGCCTCGCTCCAGCCAGTATTGCCGCACCAGCTTGATGGCCGACTCGGTCGCTTCCGAGCCGCCGGAGGTGAAGAACACCCGCCCGCTTTTTCGGAGCTGCCCGGGAGCGAGCGAACGCAGCAAGCGCGAAAATTTTCGCGCGGCGGCGGTGGTGAATTGCGAGCTGTGCACGAACGCCACCTGGCGCGCCTGTCTCCCCATGGCGGCAATGACCTCGCGCACGCCATGGCCGACGGAAACCACTGCCGCGCCCCCGGCGGCGTCCAGATATTTTTTCCCGCTGTCGTCATACAACCACACACCCTCGCCGCGGGCCGCGACCGGGTACTTTCGCTTGAGATGGCGATGAAGGAGCGACTCTCGCACTAACTACCCTGCTTGTCCGCCAGAGCCCCAGTGGCGGGCTTGCCCGCCAACGTCTCCAGGCGTGGCTTGCTCGAATCGGCCGGGCTGAGGTTCTTCCCGGGAGTCAAAGCCTCGCGGATCATCCGCAACTCCTCCTCCGAGGGAAGAGGTGTGGTTTCGAGCGGCGCGGCCACCTTGAGCAGCCAGCCGGTATTCTCCCGGACCTTCTCCAGCGTGACGCCGGGATGCAAGGCAACCAGCACCATTTCCCGCGACTGGGCGTCAAAGCGAAGGATTCCGAGATCAGTTACCACCAGTTGCGGGCCGCCGGCGATTCCGAGCTCTTCCCGCTCGCGCCCGCCGCCGAGATAGCCCGGAGTGGTCACAAAGTCCACCCGCTCGGGAAACGCCCGCAGCTTGTGCTGCATTACGATGACGATTCGCTTTGCCAGAACGCCGATTTCACACGCGCCGCCGGAACCGGGCAAGCGCACCTTCGGCCGGTGATAGGAGCCGACCACGGTGGTGTTGATGTTGCCGAAGCGATCCACCTGCGCCCCGCCAAGGTAGCCAACGTCAATCCATCCGCGCTGGAGGTAATACTGGAACACTTCACTCATCGAACAGACAGCGGTAGCGCCGGTCACCAGCGCCGGATCGCCGATCGAAACCGGCAAGCGTTGGGGCTCGGCGCCGACCGCGCCCGATTCGTAAATCAGAACAAGATGCGGGCAGCGCGTGCGCTTGGCAAGGTTGACGGCAACGTTGGGAATGCCGATGCCGACAAAAACCACTTCGCCATCGCGCAACTCTCGCGCCGCCGCGGTTACCATCAGTTCGTAAGTGCTTGCCGGAGTCATCTTCTTGAAGCGGCGCTAAAAGCCATAGTTCACCGGCTCGCAGAGCGCCCGATGAGCCTTGAGCGCT
Coding sequences:
- a CDS encoding M28 family metallopeptidase codes for the protein MGIHSYLVACLVFACWDASLLAQASDRPPLTGFAASRVGWELEYEARLQKLVSPAREREFLRFLTSVPHPAGSEGDKKISQYIFDRFQEFGLKPEMVEYEVLLSYPVGAEVEIVGPEPVKLARPEVPYPDDPDTALEDIFTRIPWNAYSPSADLTLPVVYANFGRAEDYDELARQGVEVKGKIVLARYFKGYRGGKSLEAEKRGVAALLLYSDPMEDGYFQGDAYPKGPWGPAEHFQRGATVYDFLIPGDPLTPGWASTADARRLPESEATVLPKIPMIPLSSRDAAEILARLDGPAVPKGWQGALPLTYHLGGNLLIHFATETKRVRTKIWNVIGTLAGSEEPEKFVLLSNHHDAWVYGAVDPASGTASMLELARALGELAREGWRPRRSIVFGSWDAEEYTLTGSTEWGEQFADRIRQNAIACLNVDASTSGDKFSASASPLLRKLIWEATQGVEDPVHRVPVYQRWQEAGRRESIRSYAVSGGAGSPQSREAGRPEIQILGSGSDYTVFFNHLGIPSLDMIFDGPYGVYHSLYDNFYWMSHFGDPTFDYHAAMSRLWGVMALRLANADILPFDLSAYAEDLLAYAGSLKEYASKEFAARHLDGVAAEARKLKQAAAAAEKRIRNILARPSRSFGTIGARLPEGQAGNPEQSLLRKMREEMRQLEQDLLSQDGLPGRPWFKHLVYAPLPSYEAETLPGVREALLERDEGRAAAQAQLLRRAIRNMTARMRALGK
- a CDS encoding GNAT family N-acetyltransferase, producing MTAKRGLRIRYRLLRSLEELRQTARIQRKTWGSAEIVPPEMMVASSHAGGFVLGALEGKRVVGFAYALAGWKGKARLFWSHMLAVEPGLRNAGIGERLKWLQRKVALARGAKLIRWSFDPLEGRNAWLNFRKLGCLATEYVPNLYGPMASKLEGGLETDRLIASWFLDSPRVSRLYRDVRRRTRRGGEPSREPKWIASKEVPLASLVPLVNETRTVRGVLRCAHLRLGLQAPAIRIEIPSDIQPIKQNYRNAAKEWRMRMRHALMHYLRRGYVVADFWRGEARGGRKSFYLLVRGSLPALQRS
- a CDS encoding aspartate aminotransferase family protein, with the protein product MRESLLHRHLKRKYPVAARGEGVWLYDDSGKKYLDAAGGAAVVSVGHGVREVIAAMGRQARQVAFVHSSQFTTAAARKFSRLLRSLAPGQLRKSGRVFFTSGGSEATESAIKLVRQYWLERGEPSRFKILSRWSSYHGATLGALGLSGNQRRRETFLPLLVEQGHIAPCYCYRCPFGLEFPACELKCAHDLNQMIETQGPETVAAFIFEPIVGATNGAVPPDGYVKTIREICDRHGILLIADEVMTGLGRTGRNFAVDHWGVVPDIILMGKGLSSGYAPLGAVLASEEICQVLERGSGHYSHGFTYSAHPVSVAAGLAVQKWIARNNLVEQCARQGDYLARRLEELRSFPMVGDVRGKGLLQTVEFVQERATRQPFPAGAQVIERLDEKLREAGVNAYPMKGCADGSAGDHFLLAPPFVISQAEIDFLVDALAAVIGSAQEAFPGSGPR
- a CDS encoding amino acid permease; this translates as MIELFASPPILMAGQVVFMPAPETSRSSPPAELPRTLGLWDTVSITAGVIIGSGIFLVARNIAQAVESPGLSLVVWLVSGVLSLCGALSYAELGALLPRAGGQYVYLQEAYGPLTAFLFGWANLLAIQSGSIAAVAVGFAIYLGDFLPLASWQVKAVAVLCVVLLTWINYRGVESGSRVQNIFTAAKVLGLAGLIVAGFVFKGGSLAHFTPLFATSKDPSGLLAALGVAMIAALWCFDGWNNPSFAAGEIKNPERNLALGLIIGTAGVTLLYLLVNLVYLYVLPIETVARSERVAAETASVLLGASGGKIISLVVLAATFGCVNGLILAGARVTYAMSREGHFFEAVGRVHPRFRTPHVSLLVQGAWSCLLILVGGYDQLFTYVIFAGWIFYLLTTLAVVILRKKWPRVERPFRVPAYPLVPLLFVAAALWFIVNTLRERPWESLIGSAIVMIGVPVYLLWKKLAPDRDQRGPLPGKAS
- a CDS encoding CoA-transferase, producing MTPASTYELMVTAAARELRDGEVVFVGIGIPNVAVNLAKRTRCPHLVLIYESGAVGAEPQRLPVSIGDPALVTGATAVCSMSEVFQYYLQRGWIDVGYLGGAQVDRFGNINTTVVGSYHRPKVRLPGSGGACEIGVLAKRIVIVMQHKLRAFPERVDFVTTPGYLGGGREREELGIAGGPQLVVTDLGILRFDAQSREMVLVALHPGVTLEKVRENTGWLLKVAAPLETTPLPSEEELRMIREALTPGKNLSPADSSKPRLETLAGKPATGALADKQGS